Proteins from a single region of Puntigrus tetrazona isolate hp1 chromosome 2, ASM1883169v1, whole genome shotgun sequence:
- the dip2cb gene encoding disco-interacting protein 2 homolog C isoform X2 encodes MADRDSLPLPLEVRARLAELELELSEGDITQKGYEKKRSKLLKAYLPHTPGAERRIPVTPSSSSSSSSRYQRRRSTGTRDERYRSDVHSEAVQAALERHSERKMAVLLPSKRQSLIGQTSMDTYTPPDSSSGSDAEGSLGRAGGVSVDSWISRALHGSPSTSSSSSSHSNSSANAARLAETNMHSYGIGPMSHLSLKRWGLREMGVSAENGIVGRHSSDYQSDRPWSSLDSEDSLSAPPDITSYMPDPAPISVQRPQVAMLTRPPPKYGNAELMETGDGVPVSSRVSAKIQQLVNTLKRPKRRPLREFFVEDFEELLEVQQPDPSLPRPEGAESIPIQGEEINGLKNCPASLEAALLRWGAIAPKAPCLTTTHSNAKQPYTLTYGKLWSKSLKLAYNLLHKLGSKQEPIIHPGDRVALVYPNNDPAAFMVAFYGCLLAEVVPVPIEVPLTKKDAGSQQIGFLLGSCGVAVALTSDACHKGLPKSPSGDVMQFKGWPKLLWVLTDSKHLSKPPREWFPLIKDANNDTAYIEYKTCKDGSVLGITVTRMAMLTHCQTLTHTCGYSEAETVVNVLDFKKGIGLWHSVQMSVLNMLHVVSVPYALMKVNPLSWIQKVCQYKAKLACVKSRDLHWALMAYKEQSDTNMSSLRMLLIADGSNPWSISSCDAFLNVFQSMGLRSEVICPCAGSQEALTVAVRRPQEGSSKPAGRGILSMTNLSHGVIRVDTGEKLSVLTIQDVGTAMPGAMVCVVKLEGVPQLCKTDEIGEICVSSVATGTSYYGLTGMSKNTFEVCPVACDGGLVSDCVFVRSGLLGFVGPGGMIFVSGTLEGLMQVGGRKHNADDIIATALAVEPMKFIYRGRTVVFSVNVLYDERIVLVAEQRPDSTEEESYQWMSRVLQAIDGIHQVGVYCLALVPANTLPKTPLGGIHLSETKQLFLEGALHPCSILMCPHSCITNLPKPRQKQPEVGPASVMVGNLVAGKRMAQASGRDLSHMEDNEQFLFLSEVLQWRAQTTPDHILYTLINSRGAIGSSLTCLQLHKRAEKIATLLYERGQLRDGDHVALVYPPGLDLIAAFYGCLYAGCIPITVRPPHPQNISTTLPTVKMILEVSRSVCVMTTQAISKLLKSRDASVAVDFKSWPPVLETDDLPKRRCPLLYKPCDPDSLAYLDFSVSTTGMLAGVKMSHNATSALCRSVKLQCELYPSREVAVCLDPYCGLGFVLWCLCSVYAGQQSVLISPMDLEVNPALWLQSVSQFKVRDTFCSYSVMELCTRSLSSLTDSLKARGMDLIRVRSCVVVAEERPRVALTQSFCKLFKDVGLHPRAVSTAFGCRVNLAICLQGTSGPDPTTVYVDMRALRHDRVRLVERGSPHSLPLMESGKILPGVRIIIANPETKGPIGDSHLGEIWVHSPQNASGYFTVFGEENVRSDHFGARLSFGDTQTVWARTGYLGFLRRTDLTDASGERHDALYVVGALDEVMELRGMKYHPIDIETSIIRAHRNITECAVFTWTNLLVVVVELDGSEQEALDLVPMVTNVVLEEHYLIVGVVVVVDTGVIPINSRGEKQRMHLRDGFLADQLDPIYVAYNM; translated from the exons gtgatATCACCCAGAAGGGCTACGAGAAGAAAAGatccaaacttttaaaagcttACCTACCTCACACaccag GGGCAGAGCGCCGCATCCCTGTCACACCATCTTCAtcttcttcctcatcctcccGCTACCAACGCAGACGGTCCACTGGCACAAGGGATGAACGTTACCGCTCAG ATGTTCACTCAGAAGCTGTTCAGGCTGCGCTGGAGCGACACAGCGAGAGAAAGATGGCTGTGCTGTTGCCATCCAAGCGACAGTCACTCATCGGTCAAACCTCCATGGACACGTACACAcctccag ACTCGTCCTCCGGCTCTGACGCTGAGGGGTCTCTGGGGAGGGCGGGAGGTGTCAGCGTGGACTCCTGGATCAGCAGAGCTCTCCATGGCTCACCTTCaacatcatcgtcatcatcgtcGCACAGCAACAGCTCTGCTAATGCAGCCCGACTCGCAGAGACCAACATGCACTCATACGGCA TTGGTCCGATGTCTCATCTTTCTCTAAAAAGGTGGGGCTTAAGAGAAATGGGTGTTTCTGCTGAGAATGGAATAGTTGGCAGGCACTCCAGTGACTACCAATCAGATCGCCCTTGGTCGTCTCTGGACTCTGAGG ACAGTCTGTCGGCCCCACCTGACATCACCAGCTATATGCCAGACCCCGCCCCCATCTCTGTTCAGCGCCCACAGGTTGCCATGTTAACCAGGCCCCCGCCCAAATATGGCAATGCTGAGCTGATGGAGACAGGAGATG gTGTGCCTGTCAGTAGCCGTGTGTCGGCGAAGATCCAGCAACTAGTTAATACCCTGAAGCGACCCAAGAGAAGACCCCTGAGAGAATTCTTTGTGGAGGATTTTGAAGAACTTCTGGAAG TGCAACAGCCTGATCCTTCTCTGCCACGCCCTGAAGGGGCGGAGTCAATCCCCATACAAGGAGAAGAAATCAACGGACTGAAGAACTGCCCCGCCTCCCTGGAAGCTGCCCTTCTGCGCTGGGGAGCCATTGCACCCAAAGCTCCTTGTCTGACCACTACACACAGCAATGCCAAACAGCCATACACTCTTACATATg GCAAGCTCTGGTCCAAAAGTTTAAAGCTGGCCTATAACCTTCTCCACAAACTGGGATCTAAACAAGAGCCAATCATTCACCCTGGAGACAGG GTAGCATTGGTTTACCCCAATAATGACCCAGCAGCGTTCATGGTGGCGTTTTACGGCTGTCTTTTGGCTGAAGTTGTTCCTGTCCCGATTGAAGTACCACTTACAAAGAAG GATGCTGGGAGTCAACAAATTGGTTTCCTGTTGGGCAGCTGTGGAGTTGCTGTGGCATTAACAAGTGATGCATGTCATAAAGGTCTTCCCAAGAGTCCTAGTGGTGATGTCATGCAGTTTAAAG GCTGGCCGAAGTTGCTCTGGGTGCTGACTGACTCCAAACATTTATCAAAACCCCCACGAGAATGGTTTCCTCTCATTAAAGATGCTAACAATGACACAGCATACATAGAG TATAAGACATGTAAGGATGGGAGTGTGTTGGGAATAACTGTAACAAGAATGGCGATGCTCACACACTGCCAAACACTTACACATACCTGCGGATACAGCGAAG ctGAGACTGTGGTGAATGTGTTAGATTTTAAGAAAGGCATCGGCCTTTGGCACAGTGTTCAAATG agtGTGTTGAATATGTTACATGTGGTCAGTGTTCCATATGCACTTATGAAGGTGAATCCTCTGTCCTGGATCCAGAAAGTCTGCCAGTACAAAG CTAAGCTGGCGTGTGTGAAAAGTAGGGATCTACACTGGGCTCTGATGGCCTACAAAGAGCAGAGTGACACCAACATGAGCTCACTGAGAATGCTGCTGATCGCTGATGGATCAAACCCCT GGTCGATATCCTCCTGCGACGCATTCCTGAATGTGTTTCAGAGCATGGGcttgaggtcagaggtcatatGCCCGTGTGCTGGCTCCCAGGAGGCACTAACTGTAGCTGTGAGGAG GCCTCAGGAGGGCAGCTCAAAGCCAGCAGGCAGAGGGATCCTAAGTATGACGAATCTGAGTCACGGGGTCATCAGAGTGGACACAGGAGAGAAGCTGTCCGTCCTCACCATACAGGATGTGGGCACGGCCATGCCAGGAG CAATGGTGTGTGTTGTTAAACTGGAGGGTGTTCCTCAACTGTGTAAAACCGATGAGATTGGAGAGATCTGTGTGTCGTCTGTTGCCACGGGAACATCATATTATGGGCTTACAGGAATGAGCAAGAACACATTCGAG GTGTGTCCAGTGGCGTGTGACGGTGGATTGGTCAGCGATTGTGTATTTGTGAGGTCAGGTCTGCTGGGGTTCGTGGGTCCGGGAGGGATGATCTTTGTCTCTGGTACACTGGAAGGGCTGATGCAGGTCGGGGGTCGGAAACACAATGCTGATGATATCATCGCTACAGCTCTTGCTGTGGAGCCCATGAAGTTCATCTATAGAGGAAG GACGGTGGTGTTCTCagtgaatgtgttgtatgaTGAGAGGATTGTGCTGGTAGCTGAACAGAGGCCAGATTCAACCGAAGAAGAGAGTTACCAGTGGATGAGCCGAGTGTTGCAG gcaATAGATGGTATTCATCAGGTTGGAGTGTACTGTCTTGCATTGGTTCCTGCCAACACCCTCCCCAAAACCCCTCTGGGTGGAATCCACCTGTCTGAGACCAAACAGCTGTTCCTGGAGGGGGCGCTACACCCCTGCAGCATCCTCATGTGCCCTCACTCCTGCATAACCAACCTGCCCAAACCCAGACAGAAACAACCCG AGGTGGGTCCTGCCTCTGTGATGGTGGGGAATCTCGTTGCTGGAAAGCGAATGGCTCAGGCCAGCGGACGAGATCTGAGTCACATGGAGGACAATGAGCAG TTCCTGTTTCTGTCGGAGGTGCTGCAGTGGAGAGCTCAGACAACGCCTGACCACATACTTTACACACTCATTAACTCACGG GGGGCAATAGGAAGCTCACTGACCTGTCTACAGCTTCACAAGAGAGCAGAGAAAATCGCCACATTGCTGTATGAAAGAGGACAGCTACGAGACGGAGACCATGTAGCATTAGTTTATCCACCAG GTTTAGATCTGATTGCCGCCTTTTATGGCTGTCTATATGCAGGGTGTATCCCTATAACTGTACGACCACCTCACCCTCAGAACATCTCCACTACACTACCTACAGTTAAAATGATTCTAGAg GTGAGTCGTTCGGTCTGTGTTATGACCACCCAAGCAATCTCTAAACTTCTGAAGTCCAGAGATGCATCAGTGGCTGTGGACTTTAAATCATGGCCTCCTGTTCTGGAAACAG acgACTTGCCAAAGAGGCGTTGTCCCCTGCTGTATAAACCATGTGACCCAGACTCATTGGCATACCTGGACTTCAGTGTGTCCACTACAGGAATGCTCGCTGGAGTGAAG ATGTCTCACAATGCAACCAGTGCCCTGTGTCGCTCTGTTAAACTGCAGTGTGAGTTGTATCCCTCTCGTGAGGTGGCCGTGTGTCTCGACCCGTACTGTGGCCTCGGCTTCGTCCTGTGGTGTCTCTGCAG cGTGTATGCAGGGCAGCAGTCTGTCCTCATCTCTCCGATGGATCTAGAGGTGAATCCTGCTTTATGGCTGCAGTCCGTCAGTCAGTTTAAAGTCCGAGACACGTTTTGCTCGTACTCTGTGATGGAGCTCTGCACAAGGTCTCTCAGCTCTCTCACTGATTCTCTAAAg gcCCGTGGGATGGATCTGATCCGTGTGCGTTCGTGTGTGGTTGTAGCGGAAGAAAGGCCTCGCGTTGCCCTGACGCAGTCCTTCTGTAAGCTCTTTAAGGACGTGGGGCTGCACCCGCGTGCCGTCAGCACGGCCTTCGGCTGCAGGGTCAATCTCGCCATCTGCCTACAG GGAACATCAGGACCGGACCCTACGACTGTCTATGTGGACATGAGAGCACTGAGACATGACAg GGTGAGACTGGTTGAAAGAGGATCTCCACACAGTCTACCTCTTATGGAATCTGGGAAG ATTTTACCTGGTGTGCGCATCATCATCGCTAACCCAGAGACAAAAGGACCAATCGGAGACTCTCATTTAGGGGAG ATCTGGGTCCATAGTCCACAGAATGCCAGTGGGTACTTCACTGTGTTCGGAGAGGAAAATGTGCGGTCGGATCATTTCGGAGCCAGGTTGAGCTTTGGAGACACTCAGACTGTGTGGGCCAGAACCGGATACCTGGGCTTCCTGCGCAGGACTGACCTCACTGATGCAAGTGGAG AAAGGCACGATGCCCTTTATGTGGTGGGAGCGTTAGATGAAGTCATGGAGCTGAGAGGTATGAAATACCATCCCATTGACATTGAAACGTCCATCATCCGGGCACACCGGAATATCACAGAGtg tgcgGTGTTCACATGGACGAATCTCTTAGTGGTGGTGGTGGAGTTGGACGGTTCCGAGCAGGAAGCTCTAGATCTGGTTCCCATGGTAACTAATGTGGTTCTAGAGGAACACTACTTGATTGTCGGCGTGGTGGTGGTTGTGGACACGGGCGTAATTCCCATCAACTCTCGCGGAGAGAAGCAACGCATGCACCTACGGGACGGCTTCCTCGCCGACCAGCTCGACCCCATATATGTGGCTTACAACATGTAG
- the dip2cb gene encoding disco-interacting protein 2 homolog C isoform X1, which produces MADRDSLPLPLEVRARLAELELELSEGDITQKGYEKKRSKLLKAYLPHTPGAERRIPVTPSSSSSSSSRYQRRRSTGTRDERYRSDVHSEAVQAALERHSERKMAVLLPSKRQSLIGQTSMDTYTPPDSSSGSDAEGSLGRAGGVSVDSWISRALHGSPSTSSSSSSHSNSSANAARLAETNMHSYGIGPMSHLSLKRWGLREMGVSAENGIVGRHSSDYQSDRPWSSLDSEDSLSAPPDITSYMPDPAPISVQRPQVAMLTRPPPKYGNAELMETGDGVPVSSRVSAKIQQLVNTLKRPKRRPLREFFVEDFEELLEVQQPDPSLPRPEGAESIPIQGEEINGLKNCPASLEAALLRWGAIAPKAPCLTTTHSNAKQPYTLTYGKLWSKSLKLAYNLLHKLGSKQEPIIHPGDRVALVYPNNDPAAFMVAFYGCLLAEVVPVPIEVPLTKKDAGSQQIGFLLGSCGVAVALTSDACHKGLPKSPSGDVMQFKGWPKLLWVLTDSKHLSKPPREWFPLIKDANNDTAYIEYKTCKDGSVLGITVTRMAMLTHCQTLTHTCGYSEAETVVNVLDFKKGIGLWHSVQMSVLNMLHVVSVPYALMKVNPLSWIQKVCQYKAKLACVKSRDLHWALMAYKEQSDTNMSSLRMLLIADGSNPWSISSCDAFLNVFQSMGLRSEVICPCAGSQEALTVAVRRPQEGSSKPAGRGILSMTNLSHGVIRVDTGEKLSVLTIQDVGTAMPGAMVCVVKLEGVPQLCKTDEIGEICVSSVATGTSYYGLTGMSKNTFEVCPVACDGGLVSDCVFVRSGLLGFVGPGGMIFVSGTLEGLMQVGGRKHNADDIIATALAVEPMKFIYRGRTVVFSVNVLYDERIVLVAEQRPDSTEEESYQWMSRVLQAIDGIHQVGVYCLALVPANTLPKTPLGGIHLSETKQLFLEGALHPCSILMCPHSCITNLPKPRQKQPEVGPASVMVGNLVAGKRMAQASGRDLSHMEDNEQFLFLSEVLQWRAQTTPDHILYTLINSRGAIGSSLTCLQLHKRAEKIATLLYERGQLRDGDHVALVYPPGLDLIAAFYGCLYAGCIPITVRPPHPQNISTTLPTVKMILEVSRSVCVMTTQAISKLLKSRDASVAVDFKSWPPVLETDDLPKRRCPLLYKPCDPDSLAYLDFSVSTTGMLAGVKMSHNATSALCRSVKLQCELYPSREVAVCLDPYCGLGFVLWCLCSVYAGQQSVLISPMDLEVNPALWLQSVSQFKVRDTFCSYSVMELCTRSLSSLTDSLKARGMDLIRVRSCVVVAEERPRVALTQSFCKLFKDVGLHPRAVSTAFGCRVNLAICLQPHRLGKLAEQGTSGPDPTTVYVDMRALRHDRVRLVERGSPHSLPLMESGKILPGVRIIIANPETKGPIGDSHLGEIWVHSPQNASGYFTVFGEENVRSDHFGARLSFGDTQTVWARTGYLGFLRRTDLTDASGERHDALYVVGALDEVMELRGMKYHPIDIETSIIRAHRNITECAVFTWTNLLVVVVELDGSEQEALDLVPMVTNVVLEEHYLIVGVVVVVDTGVIPINSRGEKQRMHLRDGFLADQLDPIYVAYNM; this is translated from the exons gtgatATCACCCAGAAGGGCTACGAGAAGAAAAGatccaaacttttaaaagcttACCTACCTCACACaccag GGGCAGAGCGCCGCATCCCTGTCACACCATCTTCAtcttcttcctcatcctcccGCTACCAACGCAGACGGTCCACTGGCACAAGGGATGAACGTTACCGCTCAG ATGTTCACTCAGAAGCTGTTCAGGCTGCGCTGGAGCGACACAGCGAGAGAAAGATGGCTGTGCTGTTGCCATCCAAGCGACAGTCACTCATCGGTCAAACCTCCATGGACACGTACACAcctccag ACTCGTCCTCCGGCTCTGACGCTGAGGGGTCTCTGGGGAGGGCGGGAGGTGTCAGCGTGGACTCCTGGATCAGCAGAGCTCTCCATGGCTCACCTTCaacatcatcgtcatcatcgtcGCACAGCAACAGCTCTGCTAATGCAGCCCGACTCGCAGAGACCAACATGCACTCATACGGCA TTGGTCCGATGTCTCATCTTTCTCTAAAAAGGTGGGGCTTAAGAGAAATGGGTGTTTCTGCTGAGAATGGAATAGTTGGCAGGCACTCCAGTGACTACCAATCAGATCGCCCTTGGTCGTCTCTGGACTCTGAGG ACAGTCTGTCGGCCCCACCTGACATCACCAGCTATATGCCAGACCCCGCCCCCATCTCTGTTCAGCGCCCACAGGTTGCCATGTTAACCAGGCCCCCGCCCAAATATGGCAATGCTGAGCTGATGGAGACAGGAGATG gTGTGCCTGTCAGTAGCCGTGTGTCGGCGAAGATCCAGCAACTAGTTAATACCCTGAAGCGACCCAAGAGAAGACCCCTGAGAGAATTCTTTGTGGAGGATTTTGAAGAACTTCTGGAAG TGCAACAGCCTGATCCTTCTCTGCCACGCCCTGAAGGGGCGGAGTCAATCCCCATACAAGGAGAAGAAATCAACGGACTGAAGAACTGCCCCGCCTCCCTGGAAGCTGCCCTTCTGCGCTGGGGAGCCATTGCACCCAAAGCTCCTTGTCTGACCACTACACACAGCAATGCCAAACAGCCATACACTCTTACATATg GCAAGCTCTGGTCCAAAAGTTTAAAGCTGGCCTATAACCTTCTCCACAAACTGGGATCTAAACAAGAGCCAATCATTCACCCTGGAGACAGG GTAGCATTGGTTTACCCCAATAATGACCCAGCAGCGTTCATGGTGGCGTTTTACGGCTGTCTTTTGGCTGAAGTTGTTCCTGTCCCGATTGAAGTACCACTTACAAAGAAG GATGCTGGGAGTCAACAAATTGGTTTCCTGTTGGGCAGCTGTGGAGTTGCTGTGGCATTAACAAGTGATGCATGTCATAAAGGTCTTCCCAAGAGTCCTAGTGGTGATGTCATGCAGTTTAAAG GCTGGCCGAAGTTGCTCTGGGTGCTGACTGACTCCAAACATTTATCAAAACCCCCACGAGAATGGTTTCCTCTCATTAAAGATGCTAACAATGACACAGCATACATAGAG TATAAGACATGTAAGGATGGGAGTGTGTTGGGAATAACTGTAACAAGAATGGCGATGCTCACACACTGCCAAACACTTACACATACCTGCGGATACAGCGAAG ctGAGACTGTGGTGAATGTGTTAGATTTTAAGAAAGGCATCGGCCTTTGGCACAGTGTTCAAATG agtGTGTTGAATATGTTACATGTGGTCAGTGTTCCATATGCACTTATGAAGGTGAATCCTCTGTCCTGGATCCAGAAAGTCTGCCAGTACAAAG CTAAGCTGGCGTGTGTGAAAAGTAGGGATCTACACTGGGCTCTGATGGCCTACAAAGAGCAGAGTGACACCAACATGAGCTCACTGAGAATGCTGCTGATCGCTGATGGATCAAACCCCT GGTCGATATCCTCCTGCGACGCATTCCTGAATGTGTTTCAGAGCATGGGcttgaggtcagaggtcatatGCCCGTGTGCTGGCTCCCAGGAGGCACTAACTGTAGCTGTGAGGAG GCCTCAGGAGGGCAGCTCAAAGCCAGCAGGCAGAGGGATCCTAAGTATGACGAATCTGAGTCACGGGGTCATCAGAGTGGACACAGGAGAGAAGCTGTCCGTCCTCACCATACAGGATGTGGGCACGGCCATGCCAGGAG CAATGGTGTGTGTTGTTAAACTGGAGGGTGTTCCTCAACTGTGTAAAACCGATGAGATTGGAGAGATCTGTGTGTCGTCTGTTGCCACGGGAACATCATATTATGGGCTTACAGGAATGAGCAAGAACACATTCGAG GTGTGTCCAGTGGCGTGTGACGGTGGATTGGTCAGCGATTGTGTATTTGTGAGGTCAGGTCTGCTGGGGTTCGTGGGTCCGGGAGGGATGATCTTTGTCTCTGGTACACTGGAAGGGCTGATGCAGGTCGGGGGTCGGAAACACAATGCTGATGATATCATCGCTACAGCTCTTGCTGTGGAGCCCATGAAGTTCATCTATAGAGGAAG GACGGTGGTGTTCTCagtgaatgtgttgtatgaTGAGAGGATTGTGCTGGTAGCTGAACAGAGGCCAGATTCAACCGAAGAAGAGAGTTACCAGTGGATGAGCCGAGTGTTGCAG gcaATAGATGGTATTCATCAGGTTGGAGTGTACTGTCTTGCATTGGTTCCTGCCAACACCCTCCCCAAAACCCCTCTGGGTGGAATCCACCTGTCTGAGACCAAACAGCTGTTCCTGGAGGGGGCGCTACACCCCTGCAGCATCCTCATGTGCCCTCACTCCTGCATAACCAACCTGCCCAAACCCAGACAGAAACAACCCG AGGTGGGTCCTGCCTCTGTGATGGTGGGGAATCTCGTTGCTGGAAAGCGAATGGCTCAGGCCAGCGGACGAGATCTGAGTCACATGGAGGACAATGAGCAG TTCCTGTTTCTGTCGGAGGTGCTGCAGTGGAGAGCTCAGACAACGCCTGACCACATACTTTACACACTCATTAACTCACGG GGGGCAATAGGAAGCTCACTGACCTGTCTACAGCTTCACAAGAGAGCAGAGAAAATCGCCACATTGCTGTATGAAAGAGGACAGCTACGAGACGGAGACCATGTAGCATTAGTTTATCCACCAG GTTTAGATCTGATTGCCGCCTTTTATGGCTGTCTATATGCAGGGTGTATCCCTATAACTGTACGACCACCTCACCCTCAGAACATCTCCACTACACTACCTACAGTTAAAATGATTCTAGAg GTGAGTCGTTCGGTCTGTGTTATGACCACCCAAGCAATCTCTAAACTTCTGAAGTCCAGAGATGCATCAGTGGCTGTGGACTTTAAATCATGGCCTCCTGTTCTGGAAACAG acgACTTGCCAAAGAGGCGTTGTCCCCTGCTGTATAAACCATGTGACCCAGACTCATTGGCATACCTGGACTTCAGTGTGTCCACTACAGGAATGCTCGCTGGAGTGAAG ATGTCTCACAATGCAACCAGTGCCCTGTGTCGCTCTGTTAAACTGCAGTGTGAGTTGTATCCCTCTCGTGAGGTGGCCGTGTGTCTCGACCCGTACTGTGGCCTCGGCTTCGTCCTGTGGTGTCTCTGCAG cGTGTATGCAGGGCAGCAGTCTGTCCTCATCTCTCCGATGGATCTAGAGGTGAATCCTGCTTTATGGCTGCAGTCCGTCAGTCAGTTTAAAGTCCGAGACACGTTTTGCTCGTACTCTGTGATGGAGCTCTGCACAAGGTCTCTCAGCTCTCTCACTGATTCTCTAAAg gcCCGTGGGATGGATCTGATCCGTGTGCGTTCGTGTGTGGTTGTAGCGGAAGAAAGGCCTCGCGTTGCCCTGACGCAGTCCTTCTGTAAGCTCTTTAAGGACGTGGGGCTGCACCCGCGTGCCGTCAGCACGGCCTTCGGCTGCAGGGTCAATCTCGCCATCTGCCTACAG CCTCATAGGTTGGGGAAGCTTGCTGAGCAG GGAACATCAGGACCGGACCCTACGACTGTCTATGTGGACATGAGAGCACTGAGACATGACAg GGTGAGACTGGTTGAAAGAGGATCTCCACACAGTCTACCTCTTATGGAATCTGGGAAG ATTTTACCTGGTGTGCGCATCATCATCGCTAACCCAGAGACAAAAGGACCAATCGGAGACTCTCATTTAGGGGAG ATCTGGGTCCATAGTCCACAGAATGCCAGTGGGTACTTCACTGTGTTCGGAGAGGAAAATGTGCGGTCGGATCATTTCGGAGCCAGGTTGAGCTTTGGAGACACTCAGACTGTGTGGGCCAGAACCGGATACCTGGGCTTCCTGCGCAGGACTGACCTCACTGATGCAAGTGGAG AAAGGCACGATGCCCTTTATGTGGTGGGAGCGTTAGATGAAGTCATGGAGCTGAGAGGTATGAAATACCATCCCATTGACATTGAAACGTCCATCATCCGGGCACACCGGAATATCACAGAGtg tgcgGTGTTCACATGGACGAATCTCTTAGTGGTGGTGGTGGAGTTGGACGGTTCCGAGCAGGAAGCTCTAGATCTGGTTCCCATGGTAACTAATGTGGTTCTAGAGGAACACTACTTGATTGTCGGCGTGGTGGTGGTTGTGGACACGGGCGTAATTCCCATCAACTCTCGCGGAGAGAAGCAACGCATGCACCTACGGGACGGCTTCCTCGCCGACCAGCTCGACCCCATATATGTGGCTTACAACATGTAG